The following are encoded together in the Streptomyces sp. NBC_00341 genome:
- a CDS encoding LLM class F420-dependent oxidoreductase, producing MPILPAGPLSYGMQLPIQSQSAIYAEPWEGGATPADLAEIARTADRTGFAYLASCDHVAIPRRLAEGMSTVWYDPVATLGFLAGVTERVLLMSHVAVVGLRHPLATAKQYATLDHLSGGRLILGVGAGHVREEFDALGADFDGRGGVLDETVDALKAALGPEEYPEFAGERFSFSGLGQLPRPAQERVPIWVGGSSPAAVRRAAVRGDGWLPQGDPRGKLPEQIARLHALREAAGVAEPIVVGAITEPLYVGEPDWSVGRRTLSGKPEALAESLREYAAMGVHQIQVRFRSRSRAELTDQMAAFAADVAPHLDR from the coding sequence GTGCCGATACTGCCCGCCGGGCCGCTGTCGTACGGGATGCAGCTCCCGATCCAGTCGCAGAGCGCCATCTACGCAGAGCCGTGGGAGGGCGGGGCGACCCCGGCCGACCTCGCCGAGATCGCCCGCACCGCCGACCGTACCGGGTTCGCTTACCTCGCGAGCTGTGACCACGTCGCCATTCCGCGCCGGCTCGCGGAGGGGATGAGCACGGTCTGGTACGACCCGGTCGCCACGCTCGGGTTCCTCGCCGGGGTCACCGAGCGGGTGCTGCTGATGAGCCATGTCGCGGTCGTCGGACTGCGGCATCCGCTGGCCACCGCCAAGCAGTACGCGACCCTCGACCACCTCAGCGGCGGCCGGCTGATCCTCGGGGTCGGGGCCGGGCACGTGCGCGAGGAGTTCGACGCGCTCGGGGCGGACTTCGACGGGCGCGGCGGCGTGCTCGACGAGACCGTCGACGCGCTGAAGGCCGCGCTCGGGCCTGAGGAGTACCCGGAGTTCGCGGGGGAGCGGTTCTCCTTCAGCGGGCTGGGCCAGCTGCCCAGGCCCGCCCAGGAGCGGGTGCCGATCTGGGTGGGCGGGTCCTCGCCCGCCGCGGTGCGCAGGGCCGCCGTGCGGGGGGACGGCTGGCTGCCGCAGGGTGATCCGCGCGGGAAGCTGCCGGAGCAGATCGCCCGGCTGCACGCGCTGCGCGAGGCCGCCGGGGTGGCGGAGCCGATCGTCGTCGGGGCCATCACGGAACCGCTGTACGTGGGCGAGCCGGACTGGTCCGTGGGGCGGCGCACCCTCAGCGGGAAGCCGGAGGCCCTCGCGGAGTCGCTGCGGGAGTACGCGGCGATGGGCGTGCACCAGATACAGGTGCGGTTCCGCAGTCGCAGCAGAGCCGAACTGACCGATCAGATGGCGGCGTTCGCCGCCGATGTCGCACCTCACCTCGACAGGTAG
- a CDS encoding long-chain fatty acid--CoA ligase: MSTPPATTTAPVLVEPTRVRAADGTVQQVSVPAFAPPVRRGSLAEIPFDNAREAPADAVLSRKQPDGSWQDVTAAEFAGEVLAVAKGLIAEGLRGGDRIAIMARTTYEWTLLDFAAWAAGLVTVPIYPTSSAFQARWILQDSGAAACAVETAEQARVISQERKQLGGLTHLWQFDTGVLGRLKTAGRDVPDDAVAARRATLEPETPATLIYTSGTTGRPKGCVLTHGNFYAEVDNAIELLHPVFKSVSKYPASTLLFLPLSHVFGRMVAIGCLRARVRLGHAPSIQTEDLLADLAGFRPSFLLAIPYVLEKVYNTGRATAEKMGRASSFDRAARIAQRYGQAVEAAEHGTGPGPGLGLRAARALYDPLVYRRIRAALGGQVRYAICGGSPLGSRLAAFYAGAGIEIFEGYGLTETTAAATVTPPLRPRLGTVGWPLPGTAVRIAPDGEVLLSGGQVFQGYWDAARGEAVPALDGGWFATGDLGALDEDGYLTITGRKKDILITSGGKNVTPAPLEDWLRAHPLVSQCMVVGDNRSFITALITLEPDGLSHWRRMRKKEGVPVRELIHDEELHTTLQRAVDEANRLVSRAESIRKFTVLPVDFTEERGHLTPSLKLKRDAISRDFAAEIEELYRK; the protein is encoded by the coding sequence GTGTCCACGCCACCCGCCACCACCACCGCGCCCGTCCTGGTCGAGCCGACCAGGGTCAGGGCCGCCGACGGCACCGTCCAGCAGGTCTCCGTACCGGCGTTCGCCCCGCCCGTCCGGCGCGGCTCGCTCGCTGAGATCCCGTTCGACAACGCCCGCGAGGCCCCGGCCGACGCCGTCCTCAGCCGCAAGCAGCCGGACGGCAGCTGGCAGGACGTGACGGCGGCTGAGTTCGCGGGCGAGGTGCTCGCCGTCGCCAAGGGCCTGATCGCGGAAGGGCTGCGGGGCGGCGACCGCATCGCGATCATGGCCCGTACGACGTACGAGTGGACGCTGCTGGACTTCGCGGCGTGGGCCGCCGGCCTGGTCACCGTCCCCATCTACCCGACCTCCTCCGCCTTCCAGGCCCGCTGGATACTCCAGGACTCCGGCGCCGCCGCCTGCGCGGTCGAGACGGCGGAGCAGGCCCGCGTCATCAGCCAGGAACGCAAGCAGCTCGGCGGCCTCACCCACCTCTGGCAGTTCGACACGGGCGTGCTGGGACGGCTGAAGACGGCCGGCCGGGACGTCCCCGACGACGCCGTCGCGGCCCGCCGCGCCACCCTGGAACCGGAGACCCCCGCCACCCTCATCTACACCTCCGGCACCACCGGCCGCCCCAAGGGCTGTGTGCTGACCCACGGCAACTTCTACGCCGAGGTCGACAACGCCATCGAGCTGCTGCACCCGGTGTTCAAATCGGTCAGCAAGTACCCCGCGTCCACCCTGCTGTTCCTGCCACTTTCGCACGTCTTCGGCCGGATGGTCGCGATCGGCTGCCTGCGCGCGAGGGTCAGGCTCGGCCACGCCCCGTCCATCCAGACCGAGGACCTGCTCGCGGACCTGGCCGGTTTCAGACCGTCGTTCCTGCTGGCCATCCCGTACGTCCTGGAGAAGGTGTACAACACCGGCCGGGCCACCGCGGAGAAGATGGGCCGCGCCTCGTCCTTCGACCGGGCCGCCCGGATCGCCCAGCGCTACGGCCAGGCCGTCGAGGCCGCGGAACACGGCACCGGACCGGGCCCCGGACTCGGTCTGCGGGCGGCCCGCGCGCTCTACGACCCGCTGGTCTACCGCCGGATCAGGGCCGCGCTCGGCGGCCAGGTCCGGTACGCGATCTGCGGCGGCTCCCCGCTCGGCAGCCGGCTCGCCGCCTTCTACGCGGGCGCCGGCATCGAGATCTTCGAGGGCTACGGACTGACGGAGACCACCGCGGCCGCCACGGTGACCCCGCCGCTGAGGCCGCGGCTGGGCACGGTTGGCTGGCCGCTGCCGGGCACCGCCGTCCGCATCGCGCCGGACGGCGAGGTGCTGCTCAGCGGCGGCCAGGTGTTCCAGGGCTACTGGGACGCGGCGCGCGGCGAGGCCGTTCCCGCGCTCGACGGCGGCTGGTTCGCCACCGGGGACCTGGGCGCGCTCGACGAGGACGGCTACCTCACGATCACCGGCCGCAAGAAGGACATCCTCATCACCTCGGGCGGCAAGAACGTCACCCCGGCCCCGCTGGAGGACTGGCTGCGCGCCCACCCGCTGGTCAGCCAGTGCATGGTGGTCGGTGACAACCGCTCGTTCATCACCGCCCTGATCACCCTGGAGCCGGACGGGCTCTCCCACTGGCGCCGGATGCGCAAGAAGGAGGGCGTCCCGGTGCGCGAACTGATCCACGACGAGGAACTGCACACCACGCTGCAACGCGCGGTCGACGAGGCCAACCGGCTCGTCTCCCGCGCCGAGTCGATCCGGAAGTTCACCGTGCTGCCGGTGGACTTCACCGAGGAGCGCGGCCACCTGACCCCGTCGCTGAAGCTGAAGCGGGACGCGATCAGCCGGGACTTCGCGGCGGAGATCGAGGAGCTTTACCGCAAGTGA
- a CDS encoding glucose 1-dehydrogenase produces the protein MGKLDGRTVLISGAARGQGEQEARLFAAEGARVVIADVLDEQGEALAKELGEENALFVHLDVSQEADWQAAVAAAKAAFGRIDGLVNNAGILRFNELVTTPLEEFQAIVQVNQVGAFLGIKTVAPEIVAAGGGTIVNTSSYTGLTGMAFVGAYAATKHAVLGLTKVAAVELAAKGVRVNAVCPGAVDTAMSNPAMLDPDADQEESKGAVDALYRKLVPLGRIGRPEEVAALALFLTSDDSSYITGQPFVIDGGWLAGVSLF, from the coding sequence ATGGGGAAGCTGGACGGGCGGACCGTGCTGATCAGCGGCGCGGCGCGCGGGCAGGGCGAGCAGGAGGCGCGGCTCTTCGCGGCGGAGGGCGCCCGGGTGGTGATCGCCGATGTGCTCGACGAGCAGGGCGAGGCGCTCGCGAAGGAGCTGGGGGAGGAGAACGCGCTCTTCGTCCACCTCGACGTGAGCCAGGAGGCTGACTGGCAGGCGGCGGTCGCCGCGGCGAAGGCCGCCTTCGGGCGGATCGACGGGCTGGTCAACAACGCGGGGATCCTGCGGTTCAACGAGCTGGTGACCACGCCGCTGGAGGAGTTCCAGGCGATAGTGCAGGTCAACCAGGTGGGCGCCTTCCTGGGGATCAAGACGGTCGCGCCCGAGATCGTGGCGGCGGGCGGCGGGACCATCGTCAACACCTCCTCGTACACCGGGCTCACCGGTATGGCGTTCGTCGGCGCGTACGCCGCGACCAAGCACGCCGTGCTGGGCCTGACCAAGGTGGCGGCGGTGGAGCTGGCGGCGAAGGGGGTCAGGGTCAACGCCGTCTGTCCCGGGGCCGTGGACACCGCGATGTCCAATCCGGCGATGCTGGACCCGGACGCCGACCAGGAGGAGTCGAAGGGGGCGGTGGACGCGCTCTACCGCAAGCTCGTCCCGCTCGGCCGGATCGGCCGTCCCGAGGAGGTGGCCGCCCTGGCGCTGTTCCTGACCTCGGACGACTCCTCGTACATCACCGGGCAGCCGTTCGTCATCGACGGCGGGTGGCTGGCCGGGGTCAGCCTCTTCTGA